The stretch of DNA CAGATCTGGGAATTCCGGAATAGTGATATCACTACCTGGCGCTATAGGCTTTGAAACAGGAGGCACAACACTCATGTTGGGAACTTGGTTGGATGAGGTGTTGTCCATAACAACTGGACACTGTATTTCAGGAGCCACTAAAGATGAACAGATAGCTGAAAGCCCAGAGCTTGCAGCCGCATATGGCAAACCTGAATTAGCTGGAACCTCTGCAAGGGTGACACCAGAATTTCTGGTCGATGAAGAGCTGTCAAAACCTTGAGCGGCTGGCATATAATTCTCCAGTAGAAAATTATCTGAATTGCCCACAGATTCAAATCTATGTGAAGCATCTAGCTTTAGGATCTTCCTCAGCATTGCTTTGGCAGCTTCGTTGATCATAGGCTGATACTTGACAATTTGACCGTCCAATGAAGCAGAAGCATTTTCAGAGTCTAGGCCATCATCTTGCTTGGGTAGCCTCCTCTTCTTGTTCACGGCTACTGTTCTCCTCCTGCTGTTCTCATTTTGCTGTACAAACTGTGCTAAGAAACCAGGACTTTGCATTGCTTTGGCCAGGAAAGACATCATCTGTTGCTGCCGTGACTCCATCCCTTGAAGACGCTTCCCCAAAGTCTGCAGCTGATGGTCAGTTGTCTGCTGTTGCTGTCTCAGCCTGACAAGCTCTTGCATAAGAACATTCTTATCCCTTTTCAGCCGTTCTATCTCTTCCTCCAGCCCAAATTTACCGACCTCTACACAGGCTGGCAAAGGAGCGTTCTGCAATTGGGGCTGCTGCGGCTGGCTGTTCCCCTGCAACGATGGTTTCCTTCTGTTGATAGTCTTCAATAGATGTTTTTGTCCTCTCAGAAAACCCTCATTTGCAAATTCCCATCTGTCTGGATCAACCTTTCTAAACCCCTGATCAAAAGGCAGCAATGATACCATAAGAGTTCAATAGAGTCAGTGGCTGAGAAAATCTTACTCTTGGCTGTCAATAGAGTGCATGTAATTAAACTTATGTGCAAGTAATTAATTAAAGTAAAGACAATCATATGAAGATGTAAACATAACATCAAATAGAATTGAGTTATTCTGAATTCCTGATGCAGGGGATAGTACAACAATCAACATCACTAGCTCAGAAAACAAGCTAAAGAAATACAAAACAAACTGAAAAAAACAAATCAGCATATATTCTTGCAGagcatatttttaaaaaattttacaacTCCATAGGGTTATAAAGTGCAGGCACCTTGTTGGTGCAAAGTGTCTGATGGTAACATATAGTCAGTAATAGTGTATTCAGGTCTGATTAAGCCTCAGAAATTAACATCTAAATGTAAATTCCAAAAGAATGTGGTTCCATGCCTTATTCAAATATCAATAAGCAGAGGAGACTATACAGCAGCACAGCATGCACCTGAATGGGGCAAGAAATATTCTTAGCTTACAAATAATGGTTTATGATTTTATATTCAAATGAACTCATGAGTTCTCTTTTTAGCAGCATTTATTATCTACTTAACAAGAGACAAGTTGCTTGTTCTATAGCTAAATCAGAAACCAGATATAGCTTGTAACCATGCAACATAAACAGTCAACTGTTCCTACGTATCTAGACGTTGGCATCTCATAACTGCACAAGTTTGAACTGGTTCTGAAGTATAATGCAGTAACAATATTCTAAGCCATAGTCACAGGGATTGGGGTCGAATGCGAGTTCTGGGGCCTAGGACATCGTCCCCATTTGAGGGTGTGGGTCGAACAGGGTGCAGGTACGCATCCCGATGGAGGCAGGGCTGTTGTCCATTTAGGTATTATGGTGTGAGGTGGAACCTTGAATGATGACAAATGAGTATCTAAAAGACAAATGTACCCAATCATAATACGAATCTTGTATTATGGATCATATGCAGAACTGAATCTATGAATTCTTTTGGTGTTTAAGAAATACATGTTGGGTATAAAATGTAAAGGGGATATACAGAACTAGTCAGTTCCATGTGCTTATGTCAAGAGGTGACTGTAGTAGGTAAAAGTAGCAAGCAAATAGAAGCATCCAACAAGCAAACTATTTTAAGAAAGGCACTAGCAGGCCTGAAACTTTGATGCCACCAACTCAACCCAACAGATCTTTGACTTTCTACAGGATGGTGCTCAATTGACAGATGACAAAGTTCATGAGCCTACTGAGCAAGTGGTGCGCTAAAGTGCCAGATTAACCATGTGATTTCAGTATCTAAATAAGAATCTTCctaaagcaaaaaaaaacaaaaaaaaggtggCCACGTGGTAGAATTTGCCTTGAAGCAAAATTCGTAGTTGATAAACTACGAGCCATGTAGTAGATAGAATTTCGGAAGGCAACATTCCAAATTCCAGTGTGGTCGCAAACAGACAGTGATGCTAATTGAGTGATAAATCCTAGGAGGTCTAATGAAATCTGGCTGTGAAACAAATGCTGCAGTATGTAGCAGCTGCTGTTCTGAACTTGAGATGAGTTACAACATGTTAGAAGCACAGATGATGGTTTCAAAGTTGTGACCGTCTATCCTTCGACCCTAGTGGATGGATTTATTTGTGGAGACTGCTATCCCATTGTGTGCAGAGTAGAGTAAGCAAGCATAGGCAGAAAGTAGGCGTGTGCGGTGACTTACATATGTGTTGAGCTGCCTGACGAAGGAGGAGAAGTTGCTGTGCTTGAAGTACTTGGGCAGGAGGTCCCTGGCGAACTCGGGCGTGTTCCAGACGATGAAGCTGTTGTTCCCGGGGCCCCAGGACACGACGTCGTCCGTGGCCGGGTCGTCGACCATCTCGTAGGTCTTCAtgaggaagggcggcggcggcgcggcgggcgccccGCCGTTGCCCACCGCGGCGTGCGCCGTCGCGGCCgcaggggccggggccggggccacTGGAGGCGCCACCGCCGTGGTCACCgtagccgcggccgccgccgcagcagcggcagcagccgcGACACCGCCCTGCATCTCCCGCGCGATCCGTACGGCGGCAGCTCACGCCGCCATGGGGGGCGGGACGAGGACTAGGGTTAGGAGGCCCGCGCGGGGGAGTGGGGACGCCGCGATTGGAGGGAGCGGGAGGGTGGGTGGTCCGGGGAATCGGGGTGGCCAGGTCTGGGCGTCTGGCGCCGCCGCTAGCACAGCAAGCAATTGCAGAGGAAGGAAGGGGGGATGGCTCCGGCTCGCGAGAGAGAGGAAAGGGGAATTGGAATGGGCAAGGGCGGAGGAGACAGGAGATAGAGCTTGGGCTTGGGCTTGGGCTTGGGCGCCGCAATTTAAATTGTTTTTTATTTGCGGGGGTGTTTGTGTAAAATGGCGCGCGGCCTTCCCTAACCTAAAAGAGCAACATACATGACCATCGTTTCGTCGTCTCTCACTCTATCGATATATATctccataaaaaaaatctatcgATATCTCTGTTCCTCCGGCGGTAT from Panicum virgatum strain AP13 chromosome 9K, P.virgatum_v5, whole genome shotgun sequence encodes:
- the LOC120649053 gene encoding heat stress transcription factor A-1-like translates to MQGGVAAAAAAAAAAAATVTTAVAPPVAPAPAPAAATAHAAVGNGGAPAAPPPPFLMKTYEMVDDPATDDVVSWGPGNNSFIVWNTPEFARDLLPKYFKHSNFSSFVRQLNTYGFRKVDPDRWEFANEGFLRGQKHLLKTINRRKPSLQGNSQPQQPQLQNAPLPACVEVGKFGLEEEIERLKRDKNVLMQELVRLRQQQQTTDHQLQTLGKRLQGMESRQQQMMSFLAKAMQSPGFLAQFVQQNENSRRRTVAVNKKRRLPKQDDGLDSENASASLDGQIVKYQPMINEAAKAMLRKILKLDASHRFESVGNSDNFLLENYMPAAQGFDSSSSTRNSGVTLAEVPANSGLPYAAASSGLSAICSSLVAPEIQCPVVMDNTSSNQVPNMSVVPPVSKPIAPGSDITIPEFPDLADIVPDDSDIPGGPFGMPGPEFPLAEEGDDSVPIETDEILYNDETQKLPAIVDSFWEQFLVGSPLSVDNDEVDSGVLDTRETPQENGWNKVEHVANLTEQMGLLSPNHRG